AGTACTATAACAGGCGTGGTGAAAGATCCTAAGGGTCAATTGTTGGAGGGTGCTACTGTAAAAGCAGAACACCAACCCTCCGGTACTCAGTACTCAACCTTTACTACAAAAGGTGGCATTTTTACGCTGCCCGGCATGCGTACAGGTGGCCCTTACCGGGTTGAAATTACCTTTACAGGCTTCGCTCCTGCAGTGTACGAAGGCATCGTACTGCAGTTGGGCGAACCATTCAACATCAACGCCAACCTCAAAGAAACTGAAAGCATTCTGGAGAATGTGGTAGTAAGTGGCACCCGCCGCAAAGCAGCCGTCGACAAAACCGGTGCTTCTACCAACATCAGCAACCGTACCATTACCAGCATGCCTACCATTTCTCGTAGCTTATCAGACTTTACCCGCCTGACGCCACAAGCAAACGGCAACAGCTTTGGCGGCCGCGACAGCCGTTACAACAACATTCAGGTGGATGGTGCCAACCTCAACAACAACTTTGGTTTGAGCAGTGAACCGCTTCCAGGCGGCCCCGGTAATCAGCCTATTTCTTTGGATGCGATTGAAGAAGTTTCTATCAACATTGCTCCTTACGACGTACGTCAGGCAGGTTTTACCGGTGCTGGTATCAACGCCGTTACCAAGAGCGGTACAAATAAATTTA
The Phnomibacter ginsenosidimutans genome window above contains:
- a CDS encoding TonB-dependent receptor, with the protein product MLRNFLRFMAVMAITLVSNTVMSQVTTSTITGVVKDPKGQLLEGATVKAEHQPSGTQYSTFTTKGGIFTLPGMRTGGPYRVEITFTGFAPAVYEGIVLQLGEPFNINANLKETESILENVVVSGTRRKAAVDKTGASTNISNRTITSMPTISRSLSDFTRLTPQANGNSFGGRDSRYNNIQVDGANLNNNFGLSSEPLPGGPGNQPISLDAIEEVSINIAPYDVRQAGFTGAGINAVTKSGTNKFKGSAYTYYRDETYNGARVANEKLGPQQFSQSNIWGATLGGPIIKNKLFFFGSYEYEKEASPAYNGLQEVVLVLATYQTFLPIP